The segment TCTTGGGGGACGGTCCGCTTGGAGCAGTGGTGGCCGTAGCCGATGCCCAAGGAGCCGTGCGCGGTTATGTCCAACAGCCACAGGTTCACTTACCCATTCGTCAGCCGGACCATAAATTGGATGTTGGTAGAGCAGTGGGACCAAATGGCATGCTCCATGTGACGAAGAATCTTGCTATGAGAGAACCTTATACGGGCAGTGTACCGCTGGTAAGCGGTGAAATCGGTGAGGATTTGGCTAAGTACTATCTTGATTCAGAACAAACCCCATCGGCGGTATCTTTGGGAGTTCTGGTGGATACCGATAATACCGTTAGGGCCGCGGGTGGTTATATTGTCCAGCTTTTGCCCGATGCCGCTGAAGGAGTGGTAGCCAAGTTAGAACAAAACATAGATAACATGGGGGCAGTCAGCAGGTCCATTGACGGGGGCATGAGTGCGGTAGAAATGCTGGAAAAAGTATTGGCCGGGTTCGACCTAAAGATAAATGAACCGCAGCCGGTGGAATTTGCCTGTGCATGCTCAAAAGGAAAGCTGGAAGGCATTCTAATATCACTAGGCGCAAGTGAAATAGAAGAGATGATTAAAGAAGAAAAGGGTGCTGAAGTTCGCTGTCATTTTTGTAACGAACAATATTACTTCACAGATAGGGAATTAGAAAGCCTACTGCAGCAATCTAGAGAAGAATAAGACTCTACTGTTTATTATCTTTATGCGCTTCCATGCGTAAACGAGTATACATGCCGCTGACGGAGAATAGGATTACTACGACAAAATCACCGCTTAACTGTATTGTGGAAGGAATGGGTGCGCCCAAACCGATGCTCAATAAGTAGGTGACCAGGTTAAAGGATAGGGTAGCTGCCAAAACCGTGGCAATCAGATGTTGGCGGCTTTTTAGTATTGTTGTAATGACCCAACCGCCAATGAAAAAAGTTAAAAAATTCATTAAAAGATTGGCTGCCACGCCTTGAGCACCGCCAACCAGATAAATACTGACGGCAAAAAGGCCAAATAATAATGCTTGAATTACTAAGAATTGACTTACCGGCATGGTAAAACTCCTTTCGTATCAAACTAACAATTATTGTAGCGCATCGGCTGACCGTTGTCCAACGGGAATATTGCCAACCTGCATTTGGTAGGATATAATACTTGGCGTACGACATTAGGAAAGGGTGACAAAGAATGGCTTTATCTTGTGGACTGATTGGTATGCCTGCGGTGGGTAAGTCTACTTTTTTCAAACTACTTACCGGGGCTGACA is part of the Metallumcola ferriviriculae genome and harbors:
- the hslO gene encoding Hsp33 family molecular chaperone HslO, whose product is MSNNDYIIRATAAGQVRAFAAVTTDTVQEAQRRHETLPTATAAMGRVITAAVMMGNTLKGHETVTLRVLGDGPLGAVVAVADAQGAVRGYVQQPQVHLPIRQPDHKLDVGRAVGPNGMLHVTKNLAMREPYTGSVPLVSGEIGEDLAKYYLDSEQTPSAVSLGVLVDTDNTVRAAGGYIVQLLPDAAEGVVAKLEQNIDNMGAVSRSIDGGMSAVEMLEKVLAGFDLKINEPQPVEFACACSKGKLEGILISLGASEIEEMIKEEKGAEVRCHFCNEQYYFTDRELESLLQQSREE